In the Gossypium arboreum isolate Shixiya-1 chromosome 10, ASM2569848v2, whole genome shotgun sequence genome, one interval contains:
- the LOC108471785 gene encoding disease resistance protein RUN1-like, which produces MASSSSSTLMKYHVFLSFRGEDMRLNFTTHLLQALKDEGLDVFFDEEKLERGDQLSQALSRAIAVSNISIIVLSADYASSQSCLVELSDIMDRYSVEQQIVFPIFYHVKPSDVENIDGSFKKSFDEHETRRSVDEVKQWKTAFAEVGKLQGWHVDGSMSDRPETQYIKDIVAYVMQKLMKHQVFLSLGEDTRLNFSNHLANALEKVGINVFPDNETLKKGEKLLPTYSRAISASNLSILVLSKAYASSKSCLGELSDIMDRKHNPTDKQIVLPVFYHVDPSDVRNSGGHFKTSFEEHESEQPADRVQQWKTAFAEVGKLKGWHIEGGKFDRPETQYIKDVVEYVIKKLTNIKSGSASEELVGIDDQKRTILKLIKQKDCRVIGFWGMGGQGKTTLAEAVYKKISLEFESCCFLQNVREEIEKQGKKSLRNELLSKLLKSDVDIDTPSIGSI; this is translated from the exons atggcttcttcttcttcttctactctAATGAAGTATCATGTTTTCTTGAGCTTCAGAGGTGAAGACATGCGCCTTAATTTCACCACTCACTTACTTCAAGCTTTGAAAGACGAGGGACTTGATGTTTTCTTCGATGAAGAAAAACTGGAAAGGGGGGACCAGCTTTCACAAGCACTTTCTCGAGCAATTGCAGTCTCAAATATCTCAATCATCGTTTTGTCTGCAGACTATGCCTCTTCGCAATCATGCTTGGTTGAACTCTCTGACATCATGGACCGGTATAGCGTCGAACAACAAATTGTTTTTCCTATATTTTACCATGTTAAGCCCTCTGATGTGGAGAATATTGATGGGAGTTTTAAGAAATCCTTTGATGAGCATGAAACAAGGAGGTCAGTTGATGAAGTGAAACAATGGAAAACTGCTTTTGCTGAAGTTGGTAAATTACAAGGGTGGCATGTAGATGGAAGCATGTCGGATAG ACCTGAAACCCAATACATCAAGGATATTGTTGCGTATGTTATGCAAAAGTTGATGAAGCATCAAGTTTTCTTAAGCTTAGGTGAAGACACACGCCTCAACTTCTCCAATCACCTAGCCAATGCTTTGGAAAAAGTAGGAATTAATGTCTTCCCCGATAACGAAACACTGAAAAAAGGAGAGAAGCTTCTACCAACATATTCTCGAGCAATTTCGGCCTCAAATCTCTCAATCCTCGTTTTATCTAAAGCCTATGCTTCTTCAAAATCATGCTTAGGTGAACTTTCTGACATCATGGATCGCAAGCACAATCCCACTGACAAACAAATTGTTCTTCCCGTCTTTTACCATGTTGATCCTTCCGATGTGCGAAATAGTGGTGGGCATTTTAAGACATCCTTCGAAGAGCATGAATCAGAGCAACCAGCTGATAGAGTACAACAATGGAAAACTGCTTTTGCAGAGGTCGGTAAATTAAAAGGGTGGCATATAGAAGGAGGCAAATTTGACAG acCTGAAACCCAGTACATTAAAGATGTTGTTGAATATGTTATAAAAAAGTTGACGAATATTAAGTCTGGAAGTGCTTCAGAAGAATTGGTTGGAATAGATGATCAGAAAAGGACGATTTTGAAGCTGATTAAGCAAAAAGACTGTCGTGTAATAGGATTTTGGGGAATGGGTGGTCAAGGCAAAACAACCCTTGCTGAGGCTGTATATAAAAAAATCTCTTTAGAGTTTGAAAGTTGTTGCTTTCTCCAAAATGTTAGAGAGGAAATAGAAAAACAGGGGAAGAAATCTTTACGAAATGAACTTCTTTCGAAATTATTGAAGTCAGATGTTGATATAGACACCCCCTCTATAGGATCCATTTAA
- the LOC108471784 gene encoding protein SUPPRESSOR OF npr1-1, CONSTITUTIVE 1-like, which translates to MEQLWDGHQNLVNLREIDVSNCKNLRKLPNLSEAINLELLCCNGCKSLVEFWIEDGHTGLVNLRQICFRGCVNLRKIPNFSRSINLEVLDCSNCKSLVELWNEDDHMGLVNLRQICFAGCVNLRKIPNFSKAINLKVLDCSNCKSLVELWNEDNQMGLVNLRQICFAGCVNLRKIPNFSKAINLKVLDCSNCKSLVELWNEDDHMGLVNLRQICFAGCVNLRKIPNFSKAINLEVLDCSNCKSLVELWNEDDHMSLVKLKEIRCGGCESLVKLKEIRCGGCVNLRKIPNLSGAINIKLLDCSNCESVVELPCLNQLASLAELLLYGCSLLKKFPQVPSHFISLNLSGTGIEEVPDSIKNLHKLETLLLGKSQVKKVSIKLEFLRELDLSGCPITELPFDSLCNLQHLNMSGSAVKNVSIKLESLRYLHLSGCPMVELLSELPPYLEVLSVNDCKSLEKVSFADQNLNQFDSLDDEF; encoded by the exons ATGGAACAACTTTGGGATGGACATcag AACCTTGTTAATTTAAGGGAAATTGACGTTTCAAATTGCAAGAATTTAAGGAAGCTGCCTAATCTTTCCGAAGCCATCAACCTTGAACTCCTTTGTTGCAATGGCTGTAAAAGTTTGGTTGAATTTTGGATTGAAGATGGTCATACC GGCCTTGTTAATTTAAGGCAAATTTGCTTTCGTGGGTGTGTGAATTTAAGGAAGATACCTAATTTTTCAAGATCCATCAACCTTGAAGTCCTTGATTGCTCTAACTGCAAAagtttggttgaactttggaatGAAGATGATCATATG GGCCTTGTTAATTTAAGGCAAATTTGCTTTGCTGGGTGCGTGAATTTAAGGAAGATACCTAATTTTTCAAAAGCCATCAACCTTAAAGTCCTTGATTGCTCAAACTGCAAAagtttggttgaactttggaatGAAGATAATCAGATG GGCCTTGTTAATTTAAGGCAAATTTGCTTTGCTGGGTGCGTGAATTTAAGGAAGATACCTAATTTTTCAAAAGCCATCAACCTTAAAGTCCTTGATTGCTCTAACTGCAAAagtttggttgaactttggaatGAAGATGATCATATG GGACTTGTTAATTTAAGGCAAATTTGCTTTGCTGGGTGCGTGAATTTAAGGAAGATACCTAATTTTTCAAAAGCCATCAACCTTGAAGTCCTTGATTGCTCTAACTGCAAAagtttagttgaactttggaatgAAGATGATCATATG TCCCTTGTTAAGTTAAAGGAAATTCGCTGTGGTGGGTGCGAGTCTCTTGTTAAGTTAAAGGAAATTCGCTGTGGTGGGTGCGTGAATTTAAGGAAGATACCTAATCTATCAGGAGCCATCAACATTAAACTCCTTGATTGTTCTAACTGTGAAAGTGTGGTTGAACTTCCCTGCCTCAATCAGTTGGCATCTCTTGCTGAGCTTCTACTTTATGGATGTTCTCTTCTCAAGAAGTTTCCTCAAGTCCCAAGTCactttatttctttaaatttatcAGGAACCGGAATAGAAGAAGTGCCTGATTCAATTAAGAATCTCCACAAACTTGAAACTTTGCTGTTGGGGAAGTCGCAGGTAAAAAAGGTATCGATCAAGTTGGAATTCCTTCGTGAATTGGATCTTAGTGGTTGCCCAATTACAGAACTGCCTTTCGACTCTCTATGTAATCTTCAGCACTTAAATATGAGTGGCTCAGCGGTTAAAAATGTATCAATCAAGTTGGAATCTCTTCGTTATCTGCATCTTAGTGGTTGCCCAATGGTCGAATTACTCTCAGAGCTTCCACCATATCTGGAAGTCTTGAGTGTAAATGACTGCAAATCGTTAGAAAAAGTATCCTTTGCAGATCAAAATTTAAATCAGTTTGATTCTTTAGATGATGAGTTTTGA